The segment TGAACGGCCGCTGGAAGCCGACATTGGCGTAGTAGACGCCAAGCGCATAGCGGAACGCGTCGGTGCCCGGCGACAGCAGGCGGATTTCCTGTGTGAACAGACGCGACTTGAATGCGCCGACCTGAATGTTCCGGCCATAGGCCCCCGGGGCTGCCGTATCGTCATGGTCGATATAATCGTCCATGCGGAACTTGTCGTACGAGGTCAGGCCCAGCACGTTCAGCTTGCCGATGTTGATGTCGGTGCGGAGCATCGTGCCCCAGCCCCAATATTTGGTGCCGGCGCGATCGTTGTTGGCGACCTTCTGATTGAGCGGGTCGATCGTGATGCCCGGCAGGATGACATCCGCGGTCAGGCCCGGCTGGCGGCGCAGCACCGCACCCGGCGTCATGCGGATGAACGGGCGGCCCACCGTGGTGTTGCCGTTCATATAATTCGCCGATGCGGTGAAGACGACATCCGGCGACGCCTTCCATTTCAGCTTGCCGCGGGTGCTCAGCGTCTCGCGACCGTTCACGTCCCGGCCGTCGATTACGTTGCGAACATTCCCGCCCCAGTTCGAATAGCTGGCCGAGATGACATAGCCGAGCGTGTCGTTGATCGGGCCAGTGACGCTGAAATTACCGCCATATTCGCTGTCGTCGGTAGCGAGCAGGTTCGCCTTCACGTGCAGGTCGTTGGTCGGCTGCGTGGTCATGATCTTGATCAGACCGGCCGAGGCTGCCTTGCCGTACAGCGTGCTCTGCGGGCCGCGCAGCACTTCGATCATCGCGACGTCGGGCAGATCGGTGAAGGCGCGCGCCTGGAATGCGAGCGGGACGCCGTCGACGGTCACCGCGACCGAGGATTCCACGCCGATACCGAACGCGAAGGTGCCTACGCCGCGCAGCGAGACGTTCGAGTTCACGGGGTTTTCGGCGGTGCGAACGGTCAGCGACGGCGCGACCTTGCCGAGATCCTGGAAGTGGCGGACGCCCTGCGCCTCAAGCTGTGCCGGCGTGACGACCTGCACCGCGAGCGGCACATTCTGGATGTTCTCGAAGCGCTTCTGCGCGGTAGTCGTGACGATTATCTCGCCATCATCCTTCACCGGCGCTGCAGCCTGCGCCGGCACCGGCGCCGCGGCCGGATCACGATGTTCTTCCGCCCCGTTCGCGTGCGCGGCGCTGCCGAGGAACGATGCGGCGAACGCAAGCGTGCACAACGGAAACTGATAACCCCTCATCAATCATTTCCCTTTGGAAGGTGAACCTTCCTCTCCCGCACGCCGGTATACTCTTTGGCCACCGGTCGCTCTGTCCTGACAATTGTAGGAGCAACGGGATAATTCCCAAATTTGCTTGGCGATTATCGCCAATCGCTACCAAGAAAGGTCGCAAGGTGTGCCGCACTAGTCACAGTTACGCAAACGATTGTATTTTATAATACAAAAAAGGCGGAAGCATAGCCCCCGCCCTTTCCTGCATTTCTTTTGGGATATCTGTTAATAATTGACCCCGAAGCGGATGCCACCATAGCGACGGAAGTCACGCGGCAGGATGGCCTGGGTAGCCAGCTGGTTACCCCAGTTGCCCGCGGAATTGACCAGAGACGGGTAATATTGTTTGTCGAACAGGTTGCTGACGAACAGCGATCCTTCCCACCGGCGCTTGTGGTCCCGCACGCCGACGCTGGCGTTGAAGATGCTGAATGCAGGCTGGAACTGCTCCGGATCACGCGCCGCGTAGTAGACGCTGCCCTGATATTGCCAGCTCGCCTGCACCACGCCGTTGAGCTTTTCGGTCACCGCCGGCGCGAACTCGATGTTCGCCGACGTCTTCCACTCGGGCGATTGCACCGCGCGCGTGCCGGTCAGCACCTGATAGGTGGGCGTTCCGGCGATGCAGCCCGTCGCGGCGGTCTGCCTGGGGTAGCACTGCGCCTTGGGATAGGAGGTGTAGGTCGCATCGAGATAGGTGGCGGAGCCACCGATGGTCAGGTCGCGGCCGATCCGCACCGCCGTCTCGAACTCGAGGCCTTTGGTATTGAGGCCGCCGACATTGGTGAGGCGAAAGTTCGAGGTGCCGTCGGACAGGGTTTCGATCGTCTGCGCCTGCAGGTTGGTGTAGTTGGTATCGAAATAGGTGACGTTGAAGGTCATGTGGCGATCGAAGAACTGGGTGCGGATGCCCAATTCCTTGTCCTTCGACGTCTCGGGTTTGATCGGGCCAGCATTGGCGCGATTCTGGTTGAAGCCAGTGGTCAGATCATAGGTCTGGCCCTTGTAGCCGGTCGCGTAGCTGCCGAAGAACATGATGTCGCGCGTCGCCTGATAGTTCAGGCCAAGGCGATAGGTCGTGGCATTGTCGCTGGCATGACCGGCGAAGCTGGTCTTCGGAATATTGTCGCGGAAGGTATATTCCACCCGCTCGTTCTGCGCGCGGCCGCCTACGGTGGCGGTGAGATTCTTGACGAACTCCCAGTCGATCTGGCCGAACGCCGCGATCTGGCGCGAGCCTGAGGTCGCATACCAGTCGGCGAGCGAATAGACCGGGCCGCGCACGAACGGACGCTGGAAGCGGGTGTCGGCATAATAGATGCCGAGGGCGTAGCGGAACGCATCGGTGCCCGGCGACAGCAACCGGATTTCCTGCGTGAACAGCTTCGACTTGAACGCGCCGATCTGGAGGTTCTTGATCGTCGTCGACGACGTGTCGTCATGATCGAGATAGTCGTCGAGGCGGAAGCGGTCGTAGCTGGTCAGGCCCAGCAGCTGGAGCTTGCCGATGTTGATGTCGGTGCGCAGCAGGCCGCCGGCGCCCCAATATTTGGTGCGCGAGTTATAGTCGTTGCTGACCGTCTGATTGTCGGGGCCGATCACCACGCCGGGCAGCACCACGCTCGCGCCCTGGCCAGCCGTGCCACGCAGGTTGGCGTTCGATGCCAATCGGATGAAGGGACGGCCAACGGTGGTGTTGCCGTTCAGATAATTGCCCGACAGCGTGAAGGTGACGTCGGGCGTCGCCTTCCACTTGAGCTTGCCGCGGGTGTTCAGCGTCTCGCGGCCGTTGGTCTTCTGGCCGTTGAACAGGTTGCGGACGTTGCCGTCCCAGTTCGAATAGCTCGCCGAGAAGACATAGCCCAGCTTGTCGTTCAGCGGACCGCTGACGCTGAAATTGCCGCCATATTCGTTATCGTCGGTGACGGTCGCGTTGGCCTTGACGTGGAAGTCGTTGGTCGGCTGCGTGGTCATGATCTTGATCAGACCCGCCGAAGCCGCTTTGCCGTACAGCGTGCTCTGGGGACCGCGCAGCACTTCGATCTGTGCGACATCGGGCAGATCCGTGAACGCGCGCGCCTGGAAGGCCAGCGCAGCGCCGTCCACGGTCACCGCGACGCTCGGCTCGACGCCGATGCCGAAGGCAAAGGTGCCGACACCGCGCAGCGAGACGTTCGCGTTGACCGGGTGTTCGGCCGGACGGATGGTCAGCGACGGGGCGACCTTGCCGAGATCCTGGAAGTTGCGGACGCCCTGGGCTTCGAGCTGTGCGGGCGTCACCACCTGCACCGC is part of the Sphingomonas sp. genome and harbors:
- a CDS encoding TonB-dependent receptor codes for the protein MCTLAFAASFLGSAAHANGAEEHRDPAAAPVPAQAAAPVKDDGEIIVTTTAQKRFENIQNVPLAVQVVTPAQLEAQGVRHFQDLGKVAPSLTVRTAENPVNSNVSLRGVGTFAFGIGVESSVAVTVDGVPLAFQARAFTDLPDVAMIEVLRGPQSTLYGKAASAGLIKIMTTQPTNDLHVKANLLATDDSEYGGNFSVTGPINDTLGYVISASYSNWGGNVRNVIDGRDVNGRETLSTRGKLKWKASPDVVFTASANYMNGNTTVGRPFIRMTPGAVLRRQPGLTADVILPGITIDPLNQKVANNDRAGTKYWGWGTMLRTDINIGKLNVLGLTSYDKFRMDDYIDHDDTAAPGAYGRNIQVGAFKSRLFTQEIRLLSPGTDAFRYALGVYYANVGFQRPFMRGPVFSLANWYATSGSRQIAAFGQIDWEFVKNLTATVGGRAQNERVKYTFLDKNLAVPTSWAGRASDDATTYRLGLQYQATRDIMFFGSYATGYKGQTYDLTTGFNSNRAAAGPIRPETSKDKEFGVRTQFFGRRMTFNVTYFDTDYTDLQAQSIETLADGTSNYRLTNVGGLNTKGLEFEAAARITHDLSVNGSATYLDATYTSFPVAQCYPLQTAAQGCVAGSPSYQNLTGTRAIQSPEWKGSASVEYAPALTEKLNGVFQASWQYTSSLNYVARDPETFQPAFSIFNASVGVRDHKRRWEATLFVNNLFDKQYFQSLVNTSGNFNVSSAGNSANAIATQGVLPRDFRRYGGIRFGLNY
- a CDS encoding TonB-dependent receptor, with amino-acid sequence MAGTAQAQTQSADTSAATTVAAGAAAAQSAGKMVQDDGEIVVTTTAQKRFENIQNVPLAVQVVTPAQLEAQGVRNFQDLGKVAPSLTIRPAEHPVNANVSLRGVGTFAFGIGVEPSVAVTVDGAALAFQARAFTDLPDVAQIEVLRGPQSTLYGKAASAGLIKIMTTQPTNDFHVKANATVTDDNEYGGNFSVSGPLNDKLGYVFSASYSNWDGNVRNLFNGQKTNGRETLNTRGKLKWKATPDVTFTLSGNYLNGNTTVGRPFIRLASNANLRGTAGQGASVVLPGVVIGPDNQTVSNDYNSRTKYWGAGGLLRTDINIGKLQLLGLTSYDRFRLDDYLDHDDTSSTTIKNLQIGAFKSKLFTQEIRLLSPGTDAFRYALGIYYADTRFQRPFVRGPVYSLADWYATSGSRQIAAFGQIDWEFVKNLTATVGGRAQNERVEYTFRDNIPKTSFAGHASDNATTYRLGLNYQATRDIMFFGSYATGYKGQTYDLTTGFNQNRANAGPIKPETSKDKELGIRTQFFDRHMTFNVTYFDTNYTNLQAQTIETLSDGTSNFRLTNVGGLNTKGLEFETAVRIGRDLTIGGSATYLDATYTSYPKAQCYPRQTAATGCIAGTPTYQVLTGTRAVQSPEWKTSANIEFAPAVTEKLNGVVQASWQYQGSVYYAARDPEQFQPAFSIFNASVGVRDHKRRWEGSLFVSNLFDKQYYPSLVNSAGNWGNQLATQAILPRDFRRYGGIRFGVNY